The Megalops cyprinoides isolate fMegCyp1 chromosome 12, fMegCyp1.pri, whole genome shotgun sequence genome contains a region encoding:
- the btbd6b gene encoding BTB/POZ domain-containing protein 6-B isoform X2 codes for MLLFKLIQETLKKSKKGGKHPNKLPVCYEIVTLSLKKKMAAELYPASTNTNISNNGTTVTATSKKSIVQVTQTTTAATTTTTQQNINNNNVETSNWQSSHPTLRERNALMFNNELMADVHFIVGPPGNSEKVPAHKYVLAVGSSVFCAMFYGDLAEGESEIHIPDVEPAAFLILLKYMYSDEIDLEADTVLATLYAAKKYIVPALAKACVNFLETSLEAKNACVLLSQSRLFEEPELTQRCWEVIDAQAELALKSEGFCEIDLQTLEIILSRETLNTKEVVVFEAVLNWAVAECKRQGLGATTRNKRSVLGKALYLVRIPTMTLEEFADGAAQSDILTLEETHDIFLWYTAANKPELGFPLAQRKGLTPQRCHRFQSSAYRSNQWRYRGRCDSIQFAVDKRIFIAGLGLYGSSGGKAEYSVKIELKRQGLTLAQNLTKFVSDGSSSTFSVWFEHPVQVEQDTFYTVSAILDGNELSYFGQEGMTEVQCGKVTFQFQCSSDSTNGTGVQGGQIPELVFYA; via the exons ATGTTGCTGTTTAAATTAATTCAGG AAACCctgaaaaaatctaaaaaaggTGGGAAACATCCCAACAAGCTGCCAGTATGCTATGAGATTGTAACTCTGTCACTGAAGAAGAAGATGGCTGCAGAACTGTATCCTGCAAGCACAAACACCAACATCTCCAATAACGGCACTACAGTGACTGCTACCAGCAAGAAGAGTATCGTCCAAGTCACGCAAACCACGACCGCCGCGACTACTACCACCACCCAGCAAAATATCAACAATAACAACGTCGAGACTTCAAACTGGCAGTCTTCCCACCCGACGTTACGCGAGAG GAATGCCTTAATGTTCAACAACGAACTCATGGCCGATGTTCATTTTATCGTTGGTCCTCCCGGTAATTCAGAGAAAGTACCGGCGCACAAG TATGTGCTGGCGGTGGGCAGTTCTGTCTTCTGTGCCATGTTTTACGGAGATCTTGCGGAGGGAGAGTCTGAAATTCATATCCCCGACGTGGAACCTGCTGCTTTCCTAATTCTGTTAAA GTATATGTACAGTGATGAGATTGACCTGGAGGCTGACACAGTGCTGGCCACTCTGTACGCTGCAAAGAAGTATATAGTGCCTGCCCTGGCGAAGGCGTGCGTCAACTTCCTGGAGACGAGCCTGGAGGCCAAGAACGCCTGCGTGCTGCTGTCCCAGAGCCGGCTGTTCGAGGAGCCCGAGCTGACGCAGCGCTGCTGGGAGGTCATCGACGCCCAGGCCGAGCTGGCCCTCAAGTCCGAGGGCTTCTGCGAGATCGACCTGCAGACGCTGGAGATCATCCTGTCGCGCGAGACGCTCAACACcaaggaggtggtggtgttcgAGGCCGTGCTGAACTGGGCCGTGGCCGAGTGCAAGcggcaggggctgggggcgaCCACCCGCAACAAGCGCAGCGTCCTGGGCAAGGCGCTCTACCTGGTGCGGATACCCACCATGACGCTGGAGGAGTTCGCCGACGGCGCGGCGCAGTCGGACATCCTGACGCTGGAGGAGACGCACGACATCTTCCTGTGGTACACGGCGGCCAACAAGCCCGAGCTGGGTTTCCCGCTGGCGCAGCGCAAGGGCCTGACGCCGCAGCGCTGCCACCGCTTCCAGTCCTCGGCCTACCGCAGCAACCAGTGGCGCTACCGCGGCCGCTGCGACAGCATCCAGTTCGCCGTGGACAAGCGCATCTTCATCGCCGGCCTGGGCCTGTACGGCTCCAGCGGCGGCAAGGCCGAGTACAGCGTCAAGATCGAGCTCAAGCGGCAGGGCCTGACGCTGGCGCAAAACTTGACTAAGTTCGTCTCGGACGGCTCCAGCAGCACCTTCTCGGTGTGGTTCGAGCACCCGGTGCAGGTGGAGCAGGACACCTTCTACACGGTCAGCGCCATCCTGGACGGCAACGAGCTCAGCTACTTCGGCCAGGAGGGCATGACGGAGGTGCAGTGCGGGAAGGTGACGTTTCAGTTCCAGTGCTCCTCGGACAGTACCAATGGGAcgggggtgcagggggggcaGATCCCGGAGCTGGTGTTCTATGCATGA
- the btbd6b gene encoding BTB/POZ domain-containing protein 6-B isoform X1: MPTAPDCLHGRIMKCLTFFLLLPETLKKSKKGGKHPNKLPVCYEIVTLSLKKKMAAELYPASTNTNISNNGTTVTATSKKSIVQVTQTTTAATTTTTQQNINNNNVETSNWQSSHPTLRERNALMFNNELMADVHFIVGPPGNSEKVPAHKYVLAVGSSVFCAMFYGDLAEGESEIHIPDVEPAAFLILLKYMYSDEIDLEADTVLATLYAAKKYIVPALAKACVNFLETSLEAKNACVLLSQSRLFEEPELTQRCWEVIDAQAELALKSEGFCEIDLQTLEIILSRETLNTKEVVVFEAVLNWAVAECKRQGLGATTRNKRSVLGKALYLVRIPTMTLEEFADGAAQSDILTLEETHDIFLWYTAANKPELGFPLAQRKGLTPQRCHRFQSSAYRSNQWRYRGRCDSIQFAVDKRIFIAGLGLYGSSGGKAEYSVKIELKRQGLTLAQNLTKFVSDGSSSTFSVWFEHPVQVEQDTFYTVSAILDGNELSYFGQEGMTEVQCGKVTFQFQCSSDSTNGTGVQGGQIPELVFYA; this comes from the exons ATGCCAACAGCCCCAGACTGCCTTCATGGCCGGATCATGAAGTGTTTGACTTTCTTCCTTTTACTTCCAGAAACCctgaaaaaatctaaaaaaggTGGGAAACATCCCAACAAGCTGCCAGTATGCTATGAGATTGTAACTCTGTCACTGAAGAAGAAGATGGCTGCAGAACTGTATCCTGCAAGCACAAACACCAACATCTCCAATAACGGCACTACAGTGACTGCTACCAGCAAGAAGAGTATCGTCCAAGTCACGCAAACCACGACCGCCGCGACTACTACCACCACCCAGCAAAATATCAACAATAACAACGTCGAGACTTCAAACTGGCAGTCTTCCCACCCGACGTTACGCGAGAG GAATGCCTTAATGTTCAACAACGAACTCATGGCCGATGTTCATTTTATCGTTGGTCCTCCCGGTAATTCAGAGAAAGTACCGGCGCACAAG TATGTGCTGGCGGTGGGCAGTTCTGTCTTCTGTGCCATGTTTTACGGAGATCTTGCGGAGGGAGAGTCTGAAATTCATATCCCCGACGTGGAACCTGCTGCTTTCCTAATTCTGTTAAA GTATATGTACAGTGATGAGATTGACCTGGAGGCTGACACAGTGCTGGCCACTCTGTACGCTGCAAAGAAGTATATAGTGCCTGCCCTGGCGAAGGCGTGCGTCAACTTCCTGGAGACGAGCCTGGAGGCCAAGAACGCCTGCGTGCTGCTGTCCCAGAGCCGGCTGTTCGAGGAGCCCGAGCTGACGCAGCGCTGCTGGGAGGTCATCGACGCCCAGGCCGAGCTGGCCCTCAAGTCCGAGGGCTTCTGCGAGATCGACCTGCAGACGCTGGAGATCATCCTGTCGCGCGAGACGCTCAACACcaaggaggtggtggtgttcgAGGCCGTGCTGAACTGGGCCGTGGCCGAGTGCAAGcggcaggggctgggggcgaCCACCCGCAACAAGCGCAGCGTCCTGGGCAAGGCGCTCTACCTGGTGCGGATACCCACCATGACGCTGGAGGAGTTCGCCGACGGCGCGGCGCAGTCGGACATCCTGACGCTGGAGGAGACGCACGACATCTTCCTGTGGTACACGGCGGCCAACAAGCCCGAGCTGGGTTTCCCGCTGGCGCAGCGCAAGGGCCTGACGCCGCAGCGCTGCCACCGCTTCCAGTCCTCGGCCTACCGCAGCAACCAGTGGCGCTACCGCGGCCGCTGCGACAGCATCCAGTTCGCCGTGGACAAGCGCATCTTCATCGCCGGCCTGGGCCTGTACGGCTCCAGCGGCGGCAAGGCCGAGTACAGCGTCAAGATCGAGCTCAAGCGGCAGGGCCTGACGCTGGCGCAAAACTTGACTAAGTTCGTCTCGGACGGCTCCAGCAGCACCTTCTCGGTGTGGTTCGAGCACCCGGTGCAGGTGGAGCAGGACACCTTCTACACGGTCAGCGCCATCCTGGACGGCAACGAGCTCAGCTACTTCGGCCAGGAGGGCATGACGGAGGTGCAGTGCGGGAAGGTGACGTTTCAGTTCCAGTGCTCCTCGGACAGTACCAATGGGAcgggggtgcagggggggcaGATCCCGGAGCTGGTGTTCTATGCATGA
- the btbd6b gene encoding BTB/POZ domain-containing protein 6-B isoform X3, which yields MAAELYPASTNTNISNNGTTVTATSKKSIVQVTQTTTAATTTTTQQNINNNNVETSNWQSSHPTLRERNALMFNNELMADVHFIVGPPGNSEKVPAHKYVLAVGSSVFCAMFYGDLAEGESEIHIPDVEPAAFLILLKYMYSDEIDLEADTVLATLYAAKKYIVPALAKACVNFLETSLEAKNACVLLSQSRLFEEPELTQRCWEVIDAQAELALKSEGFCEIDLQTLEIILSRETLNTKEVVVFEAVLNWAVAECKRQGLGATTRNKRSVLGKALYLVRIPTMTLEEFADGAAQSDILTLEETHDIFLWYTAANKPELGFPLAQRKGLTPQRCHRFQSSAYRSNQWRYRGRCDSIQFAVDKRIFIAGLGLYGSSGGKAEYSVKIELKRQGLTLAQNLTKFVSDGSSSTFSVWFEHPVQVEQDTFYTVSAILDGNELSYFGQEGMTEVQCGKVTFQFQCSSDSTNGTGVQGGQIPELVFYA from the exons ATGGCTGCAGAACTGTATCCTGCAAGCACAAACACCAACATCTCCAATAACGGCACTACAGTGACTGCTACCAGCAAGAAGAGTATCGTCCAAGTCACGCAAACCACGACCGCCGCGACTACTACCACCACCCAGCAAAATATCAACAATAACAACGTCGAGACTTCAAACTGGCAGTCTTCCCACCCGACGTTACGCGAGAG GAATGCCTTAATGTTCAACAACGAACTCATGGCCGATGTTCATTTTATCGTTGGTCCTCCCGGTAATTCAGAGAAAGTACCGGCGCACAAG TATGTGCTGGCGGTGGGCAGTTCTGTCTTCTGTGCCATGTTTTACGGAGATCTTGCGGAGGGAGAGTCTGAAATTCATATCCCCGACGTGGAACCTGCTGCTTTCCTAATTCTGTTAAA GTATATGTACAGTGATGAGATTGACCTGGAGGCTGACACAGTGCTGGCCACTCTGTACGCTGCAAAGAAGTATATAGTGCCTGCCCTGGCGAAGGCGTGCGTCAACTTCCTGGAGACGAGCCTGGAGGCCAAGAACGCCTGCGTGCTGCTGTCCCAGAGCCGGCTGTTCGAGGAGCCCGAGCTGACGCAGCGCTGCTGGGAGGTCATCGACGCCCAGGCCGAGCTGGCCCTCAAGTCCGAGGGCTTCTGCGAGATCGACCTGCAGACGCTGGAGATCATCCTGTCGCGCGAGACGCTCAACACcaaggaggtggtggtgttcgAGGCCGTGCTGAACTGGGCCGTGGCCGAGTGCAAGcggcaggggctgggggcgaCCACCCGCAACAAGCGCAGCGTCCTGGGCAAGGCGCTCTACCTGGTGCGGATACCCACCATGACGCTGGAGGAGTTCGCCGACGGCGCGGCGCAGTCGGACATCCTGACGCTGGAGGAGACGCACGACATCTTCCTGTGGTACACGGCGGCCAACAAGCCCGAGCTGGGTTTCCCGCTGGCGCAGCGCAAGGGCCTGACGCCGCAGCGCTGCCACCGCTTCCAGTCCTCGGCCTACCGCAGCAACCAGTGGCGCTACCGCGGCCGCTGCGACAGCATCCAGTTCGCCGTGGACAAGCGCATCTTCATCGCCGGCCTGGGCCTGTACGGCTCCAGCGGCGGCAAGGCCGAGTACAGCGTCAAGATCGAGCTCAAGCGGCAGGGCCTGACGCTGGCGCAAAACTTGACTAAGTTCGTCTCGGACGGCTCCAGCAGCACCTTCTCGGTGTGGTTCGAGCACCCGGTGCAGGTGGAGCAGGACACCTTCTACACGGTCAGCGCCATCCTGGACGGCAACGAGCTCAGCTACTTCGGCCAGGAGGGCATGACGGAGGTGCAGTGCGGGAAGGTGACGTTTCAGTTCCAGTGCTCCTCGGACAGTACCAATGGGAcgggggtgcagggggggcaGATCCCGGAGCTGGTGTTCTATGCATGA